The genomic window ttggaactctctctctctctcccccactgccccactCCTGCActccaccctgctctctctctcttaaaaaaaaaaaaaaaaaaaaaaaatgttgaaaccCTGGTTGCCTGTGGGAGTGGTGGGAAAGAAgcttaaaaggagaaaagagagggaccctgcagtcattaagcatctgccttcatctcaggccatgatcccagggtcctaggattcagccccacgtcaggtttcATGCttgtggggaagcctgcttctccctcttcccactccccctgcttgtgttccttctctcactgtatctctttctgtcaaataaataaaatcttaaaaattttaaattaaaaaaggaggaaagagaccAGACTGGAAGCCAGATGTGCCCTCTGTAGTGAAGGAAGGGAAAGCCTCCAGGAGAGTCAGGACACACTGCCTATCAGATGCACTAACCCTGTTTAGTTTAACCCCCATCCCTGGGCCTCCACGCCCTCCTCTATACAATGGGGTGCTGGAGATGACCAAGCACAGTCCAGGCCGAGTCCCCTCCTCCCCTGGCGCCCACACTGGAAGCTAGGAAGGGTCACACTTACCTGTAGCACCTTCTCATCATTGAGCTCAGTGAACACAGTGCCCGTGATCTGGTTGGGTTTCAGTGCCACCCAGTTCAAGAGTGGCATTCTGAACTTGGTCTGTATGGGTTTCTTGGTCTTCACTCCTGGGACGGGGAGAGAGTGGTTGAGCACCGGGGAGGTAAGGTGGGGTGGCTGGTGGGACAGAGGGTCCAGAATGACCTGACAGGACAGGCAGAAGGCAATAGGAGGCACCCCCATACAGCAGGTCGTGGAGGACACTGAGGTCTAGGCACCTCCATATCTCCCCCGGCCCCTGGTGGTCCACTCACCTGAGGCCATCTCAGGACCCGACTCTCCAGAGGGACCTCCTGGAGGCGGGGGAGGTGGTGGAGGCACTGGTCCATCTGCGCCAGGAGGCAGCggtggcggcgggggtgggggtggcaagTCTCCAGGCAgcggcggtgggggtgggggctcggAGCCTCCAGGGAGGGGTGAGACCAGTGGGGGTGCCGAATGCGGGACTTCCtgctggtgggggaggctgggaagtgggggaggtGGCGGTGGAGGTGGCGGTGGGGGTGCTCCTCCGGGAACCGGCTCTGCCGCAAGTGGGAGATCTGAGCCTGGAGAGAACCGAGAACCCAAAATGGGGGAGTATAGGGGAAGCGGAATCAAATTCTGGGCCTAGGTGGTCtcgcctctgcctcccctgcctaCGCATGCGCCCTGGGTCCAGGTCTACCATCCCCGCATCCACCTGAGCCACGCCCACAACCCTGAACCTACCTCTCCTACTCTCCTGGCGGGAGATGTCCCCAGGCTCCCCCTCCAGACCCtggttcccccccaccccacgcggACCCCATCTTGCCGGAAGCTCCTGCTTACCTGGGCTGGGCGAGCGGGTGGGCACTCCCGGAGGAGTCGGAGGAGTTGGGCCATCACTGCCGCTGGGAGTTGCCACAGCGACCGGAAGGATCTCGATGGAGACAGCATCCCCGGGCCCCCGCACGATACGGATTAACcccttctcctccagctcctccaccTTCAGCTCTAGGGCGGAGGGCCGCGCCAGGACGGAGGTAGGCACTTTCTCAGGCTCAGGGGGACGCCTGGAGGCGCCCATGGAGGTCGCCTGGCTGAAGCGCTCCTGTGAGCCCcggaggagagaggtcagtgccTCCGAGCAGGCCCGGGAGAGGAAGTGTCAAACCTAGAAGCCCCAACCGGTGAGTTCTTGGGAGGCTGGCCCGCCCCTGGCCCggccccctctgcccccagcctcaCCCGCAGGGTCTCCAACTCCTTTCGAGCCTGGCTTAGCTGCTTTTCCAGCTCGGCAATCTTGGCCATGGATTCGTTCTCCGCGTCCCGAAGCTTCTCTGTCAGCTGTGGCACAGCACATGGTGAGCTCCCACCCGCCGCTGGGCACTGGCACCGCCGGTGAGGGGGCGGCAGCAGGCACGCCTgcctgcagggctgggggaggcttCCGGATGTGCTTAGCACCGGGTGCCTGGCGGGTGGGCCGAGCCTGGCACTTGAACCCAAGTAGGTAAGATCCTGAGGGCACTGACGTTCTCTCGGGAGGAGGAACCCAGGCACCActgaggagggaggtgggtggagaggaAACTGGGCTAGGACCACAGACAGGCACCTAGTTCCACCCAAGCCAGGGTGCCTGAgcgcagggagagaggggggaccTGCCTGCCTCAGAGGTCCCAAAGGGTAGGAACCCAGCGAAGGCTCATTGAGAAAGGATTCAAGATTTGGATTCGGGTCAAAGTCAGGGGCCAGGCAGCCAGCCACCCCCTACTCACACCTAAAACCAAAGCCAAGTTCAGGAGCAGCTCTCACCAGGGCCACCTGCTCCTGCAGCTCCTCCATGTGTTCCAGCACAGCATTCTTGGTCTCCGTGTCCTCCAGCAGCGCACCCACATCAAAAACATTGTCCAAGTACGCTTGGATCTGCACCTGCAGCTTGTCGCTCTCTGTAAGCCGCAGCCTCTGTCCCCGAGATGGAAAGAGCGGGGTGAGGCCCGAGGTGAGAAGTCTTCCCCCCCTCGGCCCGAAAGCCTGGAGGAAAGGGCCTGAGCCCCAgccggctttttttttttttcttattgagatataattcacattccataaaatgcagtattttaaaGCATGCAATTCAGTTTTTCGGTTTTTCGTATATTCACAGGGTTTTGCCATCATCACCACTGTctcattccagaacattttcatcccccCAGAAGAAACCCTGCTGTTAGCAGGCAGTCcttactctcccctccccccaccattgGCGACTGCCAGCAGACCttctgcctcttctggacattcaCATAAAGGAATCATCCAGTACTTgggcttttgtgtctggctgctttcacttagcttaatgctttcaaggttcatccaagcGATGGTGTGTATCAGAACTTCAACCCCTtacatggctgaataatatcccctCGTATGGTTAAATCTTCCCCTCTAGCTTTACACCTTTTGGCTTTTAGAAAAATCGAAATCCCAATCCAATCCCAAAGGCCTCCCGAAGGAATCGGGGTACCTGCAGCTTCTCTGCTCAGGCTGGACCAGGAAGCACCAAGGCCCTCTGCCCACCTTCTCCAGGGCAAGGAACTCCTCTAGGCCCTGGGCCCGTCCGACATGAGCCTGCTCCCACTTCTGCCCAGTATTTCCATGCTTCCCATTATGCTGTTGAGGCAGAACCTGTCTGAGGCTGATCCTCCCAAAGCCAGACAGGCCCAGGGCCACCCAGAGCCTGTTCCGGCGCCTGACATAACAGCTCCACAGACCGCGTGGCTAGAAGGTGGCAGAAAATGTTCTACCTCGTTTCTATTTAGAGTCATCATTACCTTTCTGATTCCCTCCTTGTACAGATGGGAAAAGTGAGACTCCCAGAGAAGAGACCCGTCCCGAGTCACATGGGCTTGGAAGTGGCAGACTTGGGATTTGAACCAGATCTGCCAACCTCAGCACCCATgccgctgagcccagagccacaCTCCGCAGCTGCCTAGTGGTTAAATcccagttggggggggggggggggatgcagggcTCACCTCCAAGTACAAGTCCAGGCCCAGGTGGGTGAACTCATATTGCAGGAAGACACGGAAGTTCATGTTCTCCACTGAGTGTACCACGATGTTGATGAACTGCATACAAGCCACCTGGGGAGCAGGCCCACAAGCAGGTCTGTGACCCTCCGGATGGGGGTGCCCCGAGCCTTCTGTTCCCCATTTACTCCcaagtctctccttctccccatttctcaTTCCACTAACCCAGCTTTGCCCCTACCCACATTTCTTTTCCAGGTCCTCTACTTCCAGCTTCCGTCTCCCACCAGTCACTCAGGAGCAGAGTCCAGAAGCTGGAGACCTGGGCCCCCTGACTCCTCCTTACACCGAGGATAGCCAGACCCTCCCGAGCTCACCATGAAGTCAATGTTGCTGTCCTCTTTCTGGAAATATTCCATCAGCTTTTCAAAGCGGTGCTGCTCTCCACACACCTGCATGGGGGAAATGGCTGTCACGAGGGCCCCAGCAACACAGCTCCCAAACCATTTCCAGCCACCACCTCGTGCTTCTACAGGCGCCTCCCTGCTAAATCAAAGTCAGGCCACTGCTCAAaacctcccctccctctccattcccccccaaccctcccttcACATATTGCACTGGCCACACTGCTGTCCTGGCACcttcccacctcaggacctttgcacctaCTGTTCCGTCGGCCTGGTGTGCTCTTACTTGAGATCCCCACCACACCCAGCCTCTCACTTCCCTCACAGCTTTGCTCAAACTTCACCATCTCCACGAGGCCTCCCTGCCCACCCTGTGACCCGTTCTTCCTGCCCTTCCAGCAACCTGGACTTATTCCTCAGCGCGTCCACTATTCTCAGACATATTATGTAATCTGCTCATTTAGTGTATTGTTCATTATCTGTCCTCCCctgccttctttgtttcttttgctcaCTGATGCAACCCAAAGGCCCACtctgtgcctgacacatagtaggcactcaacaaatattattaagGGCATGAATGACCAAATCCCACCTTATGCATCATATTCTCGTGCATCTACTTAACCAGAGTCCGCAGAGGTGTATTCAAGGAACTCTGAGATGCATGGGCCAAGTCCAGTCTGGATCCGGCCAGGCTGAGAGTCAGAGGTTCAGCAGATCCCCATAGTTGTCCCTGTCGCCCCAGGCAGTGCCCCTGCGTGACCTGGTACCTGCCCTTGAAAGCTTCCCCCTTCCAGCTTATCCCCACCCTGCGCTCCCCAAATGCCCACCGAGCCCTCCCGGCTGCCCCCAGCAGAGGCCACAACTGCCAACCACAGGACTCCAAGGGGCCCCAGAGAGCAAGCaccctttgggggtggggggtctcagTACCTCCTTGAAGTTGTCAAAGGCCGCCAGGATGATGTCATGCCCTCCTCGCACCAGACACACGGCCGCCAGCAGCTCCAACACCAGAGCCTTGGTCCTGGGGACAAGGGGACCAGTTTATCCCTTGAAAGTGGGCCCCACAgtaaggggagggggtgggccaGACTAGGGGAGGACAGTGAGGGCAGCTGATGGGAAGTAGGGCTGGGATGAGCCTGGCCAGTAGTTCTGAGAACTGGGGAGCAGAGTAGGCAAGGGGTCAAGTGGCAGGAGACTctagatgtggagaaaggtgaggGGCCCAGGCCTCACCTGGGGTTCTTGTTGTTGAGGCTCAGAGCAATCTCATTGACACAGGCCGGGTGGGTCATGACGAGGCTGAAGCCAgactggggagagaggaaaggtcaGCTCCTCCAGGCAGACCCCCAGGACTGCCAGCACTGTCGCATCCAGAGCCTCAGGCACTGGCAGGGTTCCTGCCTTCTGGTCTCACTGCCTTCCGGCCTGGGAAGTTCTTTATAGCCTTTTCTGTGGCTGCCAAAGCCTGGTCCCTCTTTTGAAATAACTTTGTTCAAAAGCCAGTGTCAGGATTCAGCACCCCAGAAACAGGGAGCCCTCAAAGGCCTGCTAAGTAAAGGAGGGCAGGCCGCACCAATCACTCCTCCAGACAAAATCACCCAGAGCGGCCGTCCCTGAGTTCGCTGTGCTCAGCCTTCTCTGGTGGCTGTGCTTAGGTCCCTGCCAGAGGCATGTCCATGACCCCAGTCATGTCCAGTGCAGTCCAGAGGGCCCGGCCAGGAGGGGACAGAAATCTGGGCTTCCCCTCAAGCCTCAAGAAGCTCAACAGCCCCCATCCCCAGGGCTCTCCAGTGGGGAACAGGGTCGGGGGGCGGGACAGTGAGTCCCTGAACCTCGGCAGCTGAGGCAGCCCCAGGTGAGGACAGACCCAACTCCCAGGTACCCTGGTGCCTCACGCCCTCTGACCAACCTGGTAGTTCATGATGGCACGCAAACACATGATACACACGTGGACGTCATCCTTCTGACTGACGATCCGAGAATTCCGCAGGGCCTTCCTGCTGTGGGCAGGGGTCAGCCTGGGTCGGGTAGGGGGGAGGCAGCAGGGGTCAGAGTCCTACACCAGGCTTCCCACAACTACCCGCCCACCCCAGGCACATCTGGAACATTCGGCAACTGATTCCCATCCACCCAACCAAACAGGCCACTGGAGGGCAGGAAGGTTCCCTCGGTCCCTAGGACTCGGGCCTGGCATGCTgcaaggggggcagagggagtgaggaaggCAAAGACCCTTAACAGCAACTTGGCATCAATAAGCGTTGTtatggggtgccggggtggctcagtaggttaagcctctgcctttggctcaggtcatgatcccagggtcctaggattgagccccacatcgggctctctgctcagcggggagcctgcttcccccctctctgcctacttgtgatctctgtctgtcaaataaatagataaaatcttaaaaaaagaaagaaagtacaaaaaGTGTTGCTGTGCTGTGGGGGTAGACAGCCTAGAGAGGGAAGACAGCCAATGCTTGGAAACCACCATGGAAATGCTCTCCACAAGGTGGCGCTCCCAGCGTCCTGGGCTTATGTGCCATCTCCAAAGGCCAACTCTGAATTCAGATGGTCTGGGTTCCAATCTTAGGTCTCCACTTATACTTGGTGAGTTTACTTGATCaccctgtgcctctgtttcctcatttgtaaaataggaatggTAATAATAGTACCTTCCTGATAGGGTTTGGGGGACTATGAAATAagcctggaacagtgcctgatacatagtaaATGCTATGAGTGTCCTCGATTATTCTTTACTAAGAAATATGTGATTTGtgattctttttcattgttgCAGAACTGCCAATCATGACTTCCACATCAGTGTGTCTTGACAATTCTATCACATTTCCAACAACACCAGGaagccccacctcctccctccaacTGCCACATTGTCCTTCTGTCATTACTCAGATAGGCCTGAGTCTTTGCTTAGGCTGTTCCTCCCACCTGGAatgcccctccctgtccccaccactGCCCGTAGAGCCCGTATCCATCTGCGAGACATTATTCTAGAGCTATCTCTCCCAGTAGCCACCTCCCCTCTCAGAACTCCTGCTCACACCTCCATGAGAGCCTGTCAAATACTGTCCCCTTCTAGACCAAGGGCTCCCAAGGGCAGGGTGATCTGTTTCCTGAGCACCTGACACCATGCCTAATACATAGCAAAggctaaaaaatatttgttgaatgaatgagcaaacaaagaaacatattgtGAGGGTTTGGGGCTTATGTTGGAAGGATAGAAACTGGGGGTCCACATGAGGCTCCTGGgctgtctccttccctctccctgcctcccagcaggATGTCCTACATTAGGGTGGGGAGGCTAGCCAGAACAGGTGAACCCAGGGGTGTCAGCTGAacacccaaccccacccccacccagggagCCAACCAGGCATGCACCTGCCCCCAGGTGGCTACGTACCGGGGAGAGGGGGGGCACCTGGAGGCCGCACAGGAAAGAAGAAGGGGTTAGAAGGGTACAAGGCAGGTCTCACCAACCCAGAAACACCTTCCTTATCCCAGACCCACCCAGATTCCAGTTTCTAGGTGCCCACCCCTGGAAGGCTTCATAACACGCCCATCTCTCAAGCCCTGCTTGAGGTCCTTACTGGGACCCCCAATGCCAGGCTGCTGCTCCCACCATCCCcaagggcctggggtggggctggcaggGTGCAGCAGTCTAGGCCCCCCACCATCCTGCAAGGGGCCCACATACTTGATGGTCAGGTGGCGGCTCTTGGACTGGGGAGGCAAGGCGGAGGGCGGCCCCTTGCTGAGATCTTCCACAGACTGCTCCAGGGGCTTGCTCCTCTCCGAGGCGGGGACCCCATTGTCTGCGCTCTCCATGTCATACCTGCAGGGGTTGGATGGGGTTGGGTGGCCCGCGGCTCAGTGGCCCTTGAGAGCAGGGCGAGGGATGCTGAGGGGAGAGATGGACGGACATGCAGGGGAGATCAGGGGCTGTTCTCGGCACTCtcctgggcagaggagggggctgAGGAAGTCCCAGGTCCCAGCTGGCCACCCCAGGCCATGTCCCTCCCTATCCACGCAGGCCCTGAGGAAGTGGCATCACCCACCACAGGGGTGTGGTGCGTGTGAGCTCCAGGGCGGCACTGCTTGGACGCGGCCAGAGGCATGGACAAGGGACAGGAAAGCACAGACCCGGGCTCTGAGGAGTCGTGTGAGGGCGGGTGCAGGGGGCTTACGTGACGGAGCACTGGGCAAAGGCCAGGTACTCGAGGAGCACATCCAGGCCGCGGTTCTCCTCATTGAGGAACTCCTCCACCCACCTGCAGGGCACAGGGCTCCCTGAGTTCCAGCCAGGAGAGAGGTCCTGCCCAGGCTGGGCATGGAACAGGCACAGCCAGGGCCCATCCCCGGTAGTAAGGGGAGCAGCAACGGGAAGCCCCAGGAGCCCGCCTGGGGGCAGCGCTGTCCCAGGCCCTGAAGAGGGAAATCTGAGCCCTTGCATACCCAATATGGTTTGTCCTCAGGGAGATCTCCAGCTCCCGCAGAACCTGTGTGGACTCCTGAACTCGCCTCTTAAACTGGGGACCAAGAACAAGAGAGTCTGGTGGGTGAAGCCCAGGGCCTCCCACAGGCCCGCTGAGCGTGAAGGCAGCAGCCAGcagcccctgcccgccccccacgACTGGCCTTTCACGCTCAGCCTCCCACACCACCTCCACACACCTGCCTGGCAGATCAAGCATCTCAGGCTACACATGGCCCCGTACACAGATGAACACGGTGCACACACAGAccttcacacacacagacacaaggcacacgcgcgcacacacgcacatccATACACAAGCACCGTGGGTACAGATATGACACCAGTGCATCCACACATGGACACATGGGGTGCACACACCACTATATACGGACCCAAGGGTACACACTCACAACCATATGTGGACACAAAAGCATGCACATagtacacacacacccacgcacGGCCacatggtacacacacacactggagcgCACACACGAGTGGACCCACGTAAGCATCCGCAGCTGGGCCGAGCAGACTGCCCCGGGCCCCCTCCAGCCCCTAAAAATAAacacccacactcacacacatacccacaaaGTCCACCAAAATCTGATTCACACAGTTAACTCCAGCTGCCCAGAGCTTGGCAGGTGCAAgggaaaagggacagagaaaaagggGGAGACATATACCCCCAGGTTAGACATCCAGTCCGTCGCTACCTTGCGGCCGACCCCACCAGTTTCCAGGTAGCTCTTCAGCTTCTGGATATAGGCGGTGGGAGGGTTCTTGACTTGAAACCGCTCCTGGGGAGATGGAGTGGGGTGAACAGGAAACCAGCCACAGCTACCCCAGCCCTTGCCCCAGAATCCCATCCTCAGCTctgaccccaggccccaggctctcCAGGCTCTGAAATAACAAAGGtctaactaagccacccaccaGGGCACGTTAGAAGACCCCAGTTCTGAACCTTCCCCACCCAGATCCCCCAGATAACGCCCAGCCAACCCCCTCAGCCTCCCACTTCTCCCAGGCCTCTGAGTCCCCAGCCTGAGATGCCAGGCCAAGTGGCAGGGACCCCAAACACAGCCCCCTCCAAAgcagctccctgccctccctccatgGCCCAGCCCTTACCCCCCAGACTCCATCACGGCCCGCTCATCCCATTCCGGTCCATTAGCAGGAGCCGAAGGCCCAGCCCTCGCTCCCAGGGGAGGCTCCttgctccccagctccccaccccctgcctccctccctccccgaaGGACTGCAGCAGCCAGGCCCCACCCTGGCCCAGCCAAGGGAGAGGGGCCTTCCCTGCTACCACGGACAGCAGCCCTAGAAGCCAGAGAGGCAAGGGCAGCCAGGGAGCCACGGAGGTGGCAAAGCCAGGTGCCCGAGCACCAGGAGACGGAGCGTCTCATTCTCACTCTGCCACTTGGGAACAGCTCTACCTTTGGGTTGTTGCTTGGTTGACAGTAGCTCCTCTGGCCCCCAGGAAAGGAGGGACAGGgatcctgccccttcctcctcacctCCCATGGGGTCAAAGAGGCCCAGCCCTGGGGttgccccctctcctccccagccctgagctGGAGGGTCAACAGAGGCTGCTCCAAGAAGCTCCGCAAGGAGGACAGTGACGTGGCTGGACTGGATGCACCGG from Mustela nigripes isolate SB6536 chromosome 16, MUSNIG.SB6536, whole genome shotgun sequence includes these protein-coding regions:
- the FMNL1 gene encoding formin-like protein 1 isoform X7, translated to MGNAAGSAEQPAGPAAPSPKQPAAPKQPMPAAQELEERFNRVLNCMNLPPDKVQLLSQYDNEKKWELICDQERFQVKNPPTAYIQKLKSYLETGGVGRKFKRRVQESTQVLRELEISLRTNHIGWVEEFLNEENRGLDVLLEYLAFAQCSVTYDMESADNGVPASERSKPLEQSVEDLSKGPPSALPPQSKSRHLTIKCPPSPRLTPAHSRKALRNSRIVSQKDDVHVCIMCLRAIMNYQSGFSLVMTHPACVNEIALSLNNKNPRTKALVLELLAAVCLVRGGHDIILAAFDNFKEVCGEQHRFEKLMEYFQKEDSNIDFMVACMQFINIVVHSVENMNFRVFLQYEFTHLGLDLYLERLRLTESDKLQVQIQAYLDNVFDVGALLEDTETKNAVLEHMEELQEQVALLTEKLRDAENESMAKIAELEKQLSQARKELETLRERFSQATSMGASRRPPEPEKVPTSVLARPSALELKVEELEEKGLIRIVRGPGDAVSIEILPVAVATPSGSDGPTPPTPPGVPTRSPSPGSDLPLAAEPVPGGAPPPPPPPPPPPLPSLPHQQEVPHSAPPLVSPLPGGSEPPPPPPLPGDLPPPPPPPPLPPGADGPVPPPPPPPPGGPSGESGPEMASGVKTKKPIQTKFRMPLLNWVALKPNQITGTVFTELNDEKVLQELDMSDFEEQFKTKSQGPSLDLSALKSKAAQKTPSKATLIEANRAKNLAITLRKGNLGADRICQAIETYDLQALGLDFLELLTRFLPTEYERSLIARFEQEQRPMEELSEEDRFMLRFSRIPRLPERMATLTFLGNFPDTVQLLMPQLNAIIAASMSIKSSDKLRQILEIVLAFGNYMNSSKRGAAYGFRLQSLDVLLEMKSTDRKQTLLHYLVKVIAEKYPQLTGFHSDLHFLDKAGSVSLDSVLGDVRSLQRGLELTQREFVRQDDCTVLKEFLRANSPTMDKLLADSKTAQEAYESVVEYFGENPKTTSPSMFFSLFSRFIKAYKKAEQEVEQWKKEAVVQEAGADAPSKEEAPAPKARRQQMDLISELKRKQQKEPLIYESDRDGAIEDIITVLKTVPFTARTGKRTSRLLCEASLGEEIPL
- the FMNL1 gene encoding formin-like protein 1 isoform X1, which translates into the protein MGNAAGSAEQPAGPAAPSPKQPAAPKQPMPAAQELEERFNRVLNCMNLPPDKVQLLSQYDNEKKWELICDQERFQVKNPPTAYIQKLKSYLETGGVGRKVATDWMSNLGFKRRVQESTQVLRELEISLRTNHIGWVEEFLNEENRGLDVLLEYLAFAQCSVTYDMESADNGVPASERSKPLEQSVEDLSKGPPSALPPQSKSRHLTIKCPPSPRLTPAHSRKALRNSRIVSQKDDVHVCIMCLRAIMNYQSGFSLVMTHPACVNEIALSLNNKNPRTKALVLELLAAVCLVRGGHDIILAAFDNFKEVCGEQHRFEKLMEYFQKEDSNIDFMVACMQFINIVVHSVENMNFRVFLQYEFTHLGLDLYLERLRLTESDKLQVQIQAYLDNVFDVGALLEDTETKNAVLEHMEELQEQVALLTEKLRDAENESMAKIAELEKQLSQARKELETLRERFSQATSMGASRRPPEPEKVPTSVLARPSALELKVEELEEKGLIRIVRGPGDAVSIEILPVAVATPSGSDGPTPPTPPGVPTRSPSPGSDLPLAAEPVPGGAPPPPPPPPPPPLPSLPHQQEVPHSAPPLVSPLPGGSEPPPPPPLPGDLPPPPPPPPLPPGADGPVPPPPPPPPGGPSGESGPEMASGVKTKKPIQTKFRMPLLNWVALKPNQITGTVFTELNDEKVLQELDMSDFEEQFKTKSQGPSLDLSALKSKAAQKTPSKATLIEANRAKNLAITLRKGNLGADRICQAIETYDLQALGLDFLELLTRFLPTEYERSLIARFEQEQRPMEELSEEDRFMLRFSRIPRLPERMATLTFLGNFPDTVQLLMPQLNAIIAASMSIKSSDKLRQILEIVLAFGNYMNSSKRGAAYGFRLQSLDVLLEMKSTDRKQTLLHYLVKVIAEKYPQLTGFHSDLHFLDKAGSVSLDSVLGDVRSLQRGLELTQREFVRQDDCTVLKEFLRANSPTMDKLLADSKTAQEAYESVVEYFGENPKTTSPSMFFSLFSRFIKAYKKAEQEVEQWKKEAVVQEAGADAPSKEEAPAPKARRQQMDLISELKRKQQKEPLIYESDRDGAIEDIITDLRNQPYIRSDTGRRSARRRPPGPPLQVTSDLSL
- the FMNL1 gene encoding formin-like protein 1 isoform X5; protein product: MGNAAGSAEQPAGPAAPSPKQPAAPKQPMPAAQELEERFNRVLNCMNLPPDKVQLLSQYDNEKKWELICDQERFQVKNPPTAYIQKLKSYLETGGVGRKFKRRVQESTQVLRELEISLRTNHIGWVEEFLNEENRGLDVLLEYLAFAQCSVTYDMESADNGVPASERSKPLEQSVEDLSKGPPSALPPQSKSRHLTIKLTPAHSRKALRNSRIVSQKDDVHVCIMCLRAIMNYQSGFSLVMTHPACVNEIALSLNNKNPRTKALVLELLAAVCLVRGGHDIILAAFDNFKEVCGEQHRFEKLMEYFQKEDSNIDFMVACMQFINIVVHSVENMNFRVFLQYEFTHLGLDLYLERLRLTESDKLQVQIQAYLDNVFDVGALLEDTETKNAVLEHMEELQEQVALLTEKLRDAENESMAKIAELEKQLSQARKELETLRERFSQATSMGASRRPPEPEKVPTSVLARPSALELKVEELEEKGLIRIVRGPGDAVSIEILPVAVATPSGSDGPTPPTPPGVPTRSPSPGSDLPLAAEPVPGGAPPPPPPPPPPPLPSLPHQQEVPHSAPPLVSPLPGGSEPPPPPPLPGDLPPPPPPPPLPPGADGPVPPPPPPPPGGPSGESGPEMASGVKTKKPIQTKFRMPLLNWVALKPNQITGTVFTELNDEKVLQELDMSDFEEQFKTKSQGPSLDLSALKSKAAQKTPSKATLIEANRAKNLAITLRKGNLGADRICQAIETYDLQALGLDFLELLTRFLPTEYERSLIARFEQEQRPMEELSEEDRFMLRFSRIPRLPERMATLTFLGNFPDTVQLLMPQLNAIIAASMSIKSSDKLRQILEIVLAFGNYMNSSKRGAAYGFRLQSLDVLLEMKSTDRKQTLLHYLVKVIAEKYPQLTGFHSDLHFLDKAGSVSLDSVLGDVRSLQRGLELTQREFVRQDDCTVLKEFLRANSPTMDKLLADSKTAQEAYESVVEYFGENPKTTSPSMFFSLFSRFIKAYKKAEQEVEQWKKEAVVQEAGADAPSKEEAPAPKARRQQMDLISELKRKQQKEPLIYESDRDGAIEDIITDLRNQPYIRSDTGRRSARRRPPGPPLQVTSDLSL